Genomic window (Festucalex cinctus isolate MCC-2025b chromosome 7, RoL_Fcin_1.0, whole genome shotgun sequence):
ATTCCACATTTTCAAGGTCAAACTTTCACtttgttgcacctttttttttgtcagttgcgATTTGCGCTCGTGCGCCGATAGGTTACGCGGCTTTTATCAGCTATTCAACCCCATCGAGTCTCCTTTTTCGAGGAAAGCGAAAGTTATCCCAAGAGACGAAAGGAATCATGGAGATGCAGGACGTCGCCGCcaagaaaaaacaatgtgaaaagGAGAAGGCAGCAAAGGAACCGATGTTGGAAGTCAAAGGTCAAGGGAACCCGTATACACTTGCCGGCGGCCCATCTTGTAAGTAGAAAATGTCTCTGGAACAAAACCTGTAAagtcacacatacacttttttttttttttttttttttccataattaagTTTGATAATATTTCTTACGGAAAATTACTTCTAGTTTCTGTTCAAAAGTGTCctcgttatttttgttttagccGCAGAGGAAGCAGAACCAGACGACTATACGGGACTGAAAAAGCCGTCGGAGGATATCTACTCAAACATTTCGGAACCAGCTAAGCAACCAGGTATACCTAACGGCACATCTTGAAGTGCATCcgcaatttaaataaataaaaccgacTTCAGTGTGCCTGAGAACGTTTTAGGTCGATCTTCTCCATCGGTCTTTCTGTGGCTGATGAAATCGATTTATGAGAAATGGACAAACACgaatttcttaaaataaaaggCTGCTGACATTTGAGATAAAAGAATCAAAAGCAGAAGTTGCGGGTTTCTGTTGCGTGGCCAAATTATGGGTGTAGCTTTTTATGATGAATTtaccattttatttcattttcattagtttCATTTGAAGTTATTTATTgatataattttgttttataagCGTATTCTTATACAAGAAACTCCATTTGACAATCCACagcattttattaaataaaatgaaaaaaatgacaaaaaataaatgggcATATATTAAATGGGAGGGGGGGAAATGCATACCTTACTTAGTGTTGATAATTAtaaattatgcattttatttgaactttcTAATTAGCTTTTTGGTGGTAAAGCCTTCAGAATTACAATATAAAGGACCTTTTCTTACAAGGTTTGCAAATGAAATATtctattgtgtgaaggctgaatgttcttcatattttttttttaattactcacactgtttgtttgtttgtttgtttgtttttttaaacatgcatctccttccacataattcatccaGTTCACatcatagaaaaaaaagaaagaaaaaaaggcaaaattaacattttacgtCCAGTTTCCACATATTGACTGATTCAACCATTCCAACGTCAACATATTTATCTCATTTCAGGTCAATCCAAATAATTCCACAGCATTCCACATTCTTAAATCTTTCAGCCTTCACACGTAATTTGTCCAGAAGTTGCAAATGTCTCGTATTACAATTGTATCAATTATCTTCAACATAAACATGTTGTTGTGGCTTGACTCCCTTCATGAATTAGTTACAACCTGAAAGAAACATGTAAGATGTTCCGGGAATTCGATACGAGCCGTCTAAATGTTGCAGTCGGACACAAAGTTGAGCCACTCGGACACTTTGTGCATTTTGCGCCAAGAATGTTGCAGACAACAAATCTGGTTTCAACCTTATCAGGAGAGGAAGGTTGGAAAGTTGTCGCTGGCTTGGAATATGGAATATCTTGGAATATCtccaactcattttttttttttttctgtacctCTTACCAGTCAAAGAGGGTCAAAGTGCGAGGAGGCCTTACCGAGTTGCATGTTTGATCCTGACCGTGCTCTGCTTTGTGCTGCTGCTGGTCATCGTCGTCCTCCTCGTGAAAAGTGAGTTTCGCCAGTTACTCCCGTTACAGATGAGGTTTTGTTCACATGAtttcataaaatacataaataaataacatcaagtAAACACGAAACACATGCCCACCCATAAATGcatgggatttttttatttttttttaaatgacttttcaAACCATATTTTCATGACGTGTAATGGGAAGTTTGAATTtgattgaacatgtaaacataacatagaAACCTAAACAAATAGCAAGTAAAaattaagagaaagaaaaaaaaaaaaaggaacttagCCGAGAATTCAaattagtatatttatttatttatttatttatttatttatttatgtactcaACCAGGGTTATTaacttattatagttttggaattgattttttttttttttttttttttttttttttatcagttagttttaattagttttcagggtggttctgttagtttttattagttttgtttaataaatgcttagtttaatttttagtttcagtattagctttagtttaaaaaaaatgtgtattgtgtgcaatattaaaaaaaaaaaaaaaaaaaaaaacaccattcgagtgacatcatctgaaggtgcttttctattggctgctgatagatgacgtcactttcgcgtgacacactttcaaacatccttattccggttaatatcaaaataaatctacttaagacattatttaaaaacgaaggacatttttactataattatagttagatttagttagttacgtaaacataaaatgcagtttcagttagttttcattttttaaaaagcatttttgtttttattttattttaacaaaattggtttttgaattttaggtttttttgtttgtttgttttgggtgttttttttggtaatttttagttaaataaattaatcttgtcatcaactttatttataaagcaccttAAAACAATCATCACGGAATAAAAAAATTAGTCATTGCAATAAAGACAgataaaagaaaataacaaaTTGGTTAATAAAAGTAGGTCAGTGaagaagtaaataaaaataaagtatgaaTGAATTTATAACACAAGCTGAAAATAAATATCTTAAGTAGGTAAGTAAAAAAGTAAATGCTACTTGATGCTAATACCTCCGCCCGGAACCTTTCACTGTAATTTCAAGTGAAAGCTGGATCCCCCGCCTGCCCCGTGAACCCGGTGAGCTCGGTTCCGTCAGCGTGCAACGTGGAGCAATGCAGGCCTTTCACTCCTCAACAACGAAACCAATGTGAGTGCGTGGGTGGGATGGATGAGTATTTTGGGCATTTATTTGACACCCTCACATCGTCCCGCTTTAGGTTACTGCTGCCACCAGTGCCCCCCCGGCTGGGTGAGGCTGGACCAGTCTTGTTTCTTCTTGTCCACGTTCACGTTGAGCTGGGACGAGAGCCAGAAGAACTGTTCCGTGGGGGGAGGATTTCTGGCTGTGGTCAACAGCCAGAGAGTTCAGGTGGTTCTCACGCCGATTATTGCTACTCATTGCTACCTCCTTGGCACCACTGATAACAAAATAAttggattgtttttgttgtttgaatGGCAATGTGGAATTTCTATTCCAGACCTTTCTGACTCTAAACGGGAACCGCATGAAATACTGGATCGGTCTGCGCAGCAGCGGGGCTAAGTGGACCTGGGTCGACAACACCACACTGCAACAGAGGTGATGGATCGGTGGATATATAGATAGATGTCCCAAAAATGTTTAGGCAGTGCTATAAAATAATAgtggccacaaaaaaatattgatatatttgcCCCAAGTTTGGGCATTTTCCCCCtatgtgaaaatgtcaaatttggggcaaaatatcaatattttgtaGCTCGCTTTTGTTGCCAGCGGTTAAGACATTAATGACTGTGTGCTTAATTATTTTAGGAGGAGAATGGCTAAATCActtgcaacaaaagtgagtacaccccttagTGAAATGTCAAAATAGGGACCAATTAACCATTTTATCTCCCTGGTGTCATAAAATTATGGTGAGCGCATATGAGGCCCAACCTGTTTCACAATGGGGGGATGTCACCAAATACATTACATACGATTACAATTATTAGATATCTGTAATTTACttcaatatttatttgtctCTAAATTGGAAAAAACAGATATCTTGTACTTTCTACTCATTTAGTTGAAGGCTTAgaattagctagctagcgatctATCTTATCTCTCTTATCTAgtttatctagctagctagctactctagctagctagctaatctatctagctagctagctagctaatctatcaatcaatccatctagctagctagctaatctatctatctagctttagctagctagctaatataTCTAAACCATCTAGTTTTGTCAGTTTGTGCTGTAAAATAATGGTGGCCAGTGGCCACAGTAAATGTTGACACTTTGGGACCAAATTAGACATTTTCACCTCGGGGTTTACACActtttgttgcattttgtttGTTAAGGGGACAGTACCCTCAAGCTGGACACGAACCTCTTTACAATTTGATGTGAAAGACACAGTGTACACTCGATGAGTATTTCCATAGTTATCAAGTAaagttagatttttatttaattctttttttttttttttttttgctttgtagcTACTGGGGAGCCAGGCAGACATCGGGAGATTGCGGGATACTGAGCAGCAACGATCATGCCGAGAACAACTGGATGAAGTCGCCTTGCAGCTCGTACACCTACTACATCTGCCAAGTACGCCTCTGAACAGCAGATCGTCAGGTGCATCGTTACGTGCGCGCAAAATGAAGCCTTTTAAGCGATAGATGTTCTGCCAGTTGATACATCGCGCTGTATGTCGTTCATAGCAGCTTTGCTTTTGTAGTACACGCTTAACATTTAGTATCTCATTGTTTGACATACTTTTtaatgtaaatgctttcaattgCAGTAAGCTCTTAACATTCAACATTTTGAACAGGATTGAGGAAGTGTAGACATATATTCGCCTTttcaaactcagaaaaaaaaaatcaattaatgaaTTCAATGTTAAGTCATTGAAACAAAATTTTGTGGTTCGGAATGCAAGTACATTTGGCATCAGTAAATAAACAtgctttatgtttttattatttttaaataaaatacatttgaaaattacattattttttttaaatagaatattacatttgaaaattacaattactatgacatttttatccacaatttgcaagaaaaaatatgtattcGTTCATCTCTCTCTTCCACATATATAACAGGCAAAGCAATTACAACTCATTCGCTGCCAAtgacgtctataaccgtcaatgCCAGCGAATGAGTttgtcagtattttttttctttgtgtcgtCAGTAAATTCACACAAGATCATcacaatttcttttttatttggtGATGTTATAATGTTAAATGTGTGGCTTGGCTGAGTAGTTTGGAAAGGCCATTGAGTGTATGCTACTCGATACTGTATCAGTTTTAAATACAATTCCAGGTGCCTTAATCTAATTTGGTATCTTAATATAATCTGCGATTTAGATTTTgcttcaataaagttttattatcatataaatatgtttgtgtTGCACTATACTTTTCTGCTATATGCCGCTATAAAAATAAGATACTCTTCTCTCCAGTGTAATACTGCAAGAACAATTGCACAATTTTACTCTAAAACCAAAAAGAGAGAATATGAAGTCATTCACTGGCTGTGTCTAGACAAACTGAATGTCTTGCTCGTCGTCCTCGGGCTCCTCCATCTCAACCTGGGTACCCAAAGCACTTTGGCGAATCAGCTGCCAGCCCGTCATGGATCTCCTGTTTCTCGGTCGGACCTTGAGGTTCAAGTCGACCTTTTCGCTTCCTTCCTTCTCTTCTTTTTCGTCCTCCCGTGCCAACACTTTAATGTATCTGCGCATCTTCTGCATCAAGGGGTCGTTCCTGTCCTCGACACTGGAAAGCGAGTCGCAGATCAggctttgtccaatcagatttcagcttctatgttgccatgtcaatctaatctgcccaCCAGAATGTAACAAacctatttttaaaacagaactCGTTATTTAAACAATCAGTTTTTAGATTTGTCCGCAGAGGGCCAGCGAACTGGCCCACCAGAGCTtcgctatttttctgttttctgatTGGTTGCTCAAAACAAGTCTAGTTTATAAAATGTgagcacacttttcttttttttttttccacgtctTTGTTGCGCACGTCTTACCGGAGGTACCAGCGCTCGGTCAGGCCGTAGCTGAGCCCGCACACGCCAAGTCGGGGCCAAAGACAGCGGGGCAGCCTCCTCTCCAGCATCAGCGTAGTGGCCACCACCTGCACGGCGGTTACCATGACAACGCAAGAGCCGCCGAAGCATTTAATCGAGCTGTCCAGCTCGTCGACTCTCACCTGAGTCCTCCAGAGCTCGTCCCTCTCCTGGGCCACCCGCCAGTGGGTGTCGCTCATCATGGCGATCAGCAGGTTGAGCAGGAGGATGTAGGAGACCACGGAGAAGGCGCAGTGCAGCACGTGGACGATAGGGGGCGTGGTGAAGCTGTGGTCCACCGGCAGGTCGATGAGGCCCACGCTGAGCTCAAACTGGGAGAAGAGCGTGATGGGGAAGGAGCGATACGCCGGGATGGACTCTGGGTCCTGAGTCATGTACACCATCCACAGGGCTGAGAGGTCAAACGGAGGGTAAAGACTCTTTTGCTCATATTTAATAGTGATAATTGAATGTTAGAATAGAGGCACTATTGCTCAAAAGTTAGTACACCCATcatatatttgtaaatattcCGTTATATTGTGTCTTTTTGTGGGtcaaaaagtacaaaatgtaAAGTGACACTAACTACTTACATTGTACACTAACTGAGCCTATTTTACTGTCACTGGAAATAATTCGACAGCCAGTAATGTCTAAATGCAACAAAAGTGAATACACCCCGACGTGTAACTGCCCAAATTGgtctcaaaatgtcaaaatgttatGACCACATactggatttttttcctttttcttttttttttgtaaacaaaataaaagccttactatacatggtcattttttgatagaattttatttttttttaaatacataatgattttttttttcttacaaaataaaagccttactatacatggtattttttttttaaatactagtaataaaagccttcctatacatggtcatttttttttaatagaaaaaaagccttaaaataaatgattttttttttttttttttttttttttacaaaataaaagccttactataaattgtattttttttttaacaaaataaaagccttactatacatggtcttttttttaataaaaaaaaagccttaaaatacattattattattattattattattattttaaatatatttatttttatgggtgtgctcacttttgttgcgAGTGGTTTAGACATCAATTTACATTGCCCCTTCAAAATAATTTGTCAATCATTCGTGTCTACCGGTAaatgcaacaaaagtgagtacacccctaggTGAAATGGGTCCCAAAatgtcaatatatatatattttatttttttagcaaaatgtcATTACTTCACTGCTGTCTCATGAAAAGATGACAAAATACTGTCAAAAACGTGAGgcgtgtactcacttttgtgagatactgCATGCTTGCAACGGATATACTCACAAGCTGAAAAGCCGAGAAGTACAATGAAACTCAGCCACATAAACTTGGTCAGGTCTCCAAATATAATCTGGGAGGAAATGAGGACAAGGATGCGATCGTGAGAACCATAAAATGTGAATGCAGGTGCgtcaaaaaccaacaaaaaatgcAGCGAGCGTTATTGAGCAAAATTCtgttaaataattgatttaGTTTAAGTTGGTCTTGAATCTAAATTTGTTGCATAcactaaatctaaaaaaatccAGGGTTGGTTGTTGTTTAAATCTTTctaatttaatataattaaaaaacaggttgtaattattttatttcaatgaatgaacatgaaaattacattttcatgattaaaaaaaaaataaaattaaaaaattaaaaatcagtaGCATTCTTGCGtgagtcagttttttttaaataaaataaaataaaaaaatctctcgACATTTTCTTGccattgacatttttgttttttgttcataCCTTCTGGATCATAATCACGTACGGGCCGAGCATTTCAAAGCCGCGGGCGAAGAACATGACGTTGCTCCAGCCCAGCACCAAACACACGGCCATGACCTCGGCCTCGCCCTGCACGCCGCACGCTCGCAACACGCACAGCAGCATCACCAGGCACGCGTAGCTCACACTGCAACAACACCGTTACGAGCGGATTATAATCCATACGAACGTAAGCggccattttttgtttgatttttttgaacGTACAGGATCACGTGGAAGGGGCCGCCCAGTGCCGTCTGACCAAAGTAGCGCTTTGCTCCCACTCTCAAGATGTCAGGGATCTGATAACGGGGAAGAGGGATTGACAGCAAAAGTGTCCGTATGtggagtggatataaaaagtctacacacccctgtttaaatGCCAGATTTTTGTGATGTAGAACGTGACGGATTATTTCAAACATGTTTCAACCTGTTCAactcaagtgaaaaaaaaaacatcttttccatagggaaagtaaaaaataaacaattgagatgtagttgcataagtgtgcacacccttttaTAACTGGGGATGTGGCTGGTTTTTCTAACccaatcacaaaaacctggcttTGAAACAtgctgtgtagactttttatatacaTCATAAGTACACAATAGCCGCATACTTCCAGCAACAGGATGACCAAAGCTCCCAGGACACTGATGATCTCTCCTACCAGACGCAGGTTGTCCGCGTATGTCACATAACTTTCCTGAGACATGGAGGGAGATTGATGGTCAATTTGCGAGCGCTATAGAAAATAAATGCACGTGCGCTTTTGTATTTTAAGCTGCCAACGGACATGCAGCGTCTTCTGGACTCGAATAGTTTTATCCAAATCTGATGATGTGTAGTTCTCTGGAACGTCCTTTAGGGGGCGATATGTGCAACACAATGTGAACATTCCAATGTAGAGCAGGTAGAAAATCATCAGGAGTCTGGAAAgatgacgtttaaaaaaaaacaaaaaacataagtcTGAAGTAACACTAAACAAATGTACAGCTGTTTACGGTATACCTGAAGTAATGCTTCCCATATAGGTTCCACTTGAGGCTGACCAGCTGCCTCACAGGGGTCACCTCCAGTATTCGCCTTGCCTGGAGAACAAAATATATTGACTCATCCCATCCGTTCGTCCATTTTGATATCTTATCCCCTAATTTAGAAGACTCAATACAACTAACGCTGCACCTCTTTTTGCGGACTTCCCACAATCAGCTCCAGCACCGACACGCTGTCGGCCCACGAGTCGATCTCGCTCAGATCGTAGAGGTGAGAGGTCAAAGGTCCCAGACTCCACTGGACCAAGCGCCTTTTGTTCACTAGGTGCTGAAAGGCCTGCGTTAAGACGAGGAGAGAAAGaattcatctcttttttttctttttttccttttttttttttaattaatgaaacgTGGCAAACATCAGCTAGATAGACATAGGACGGAcggataaatagatagatagatctatctatctatctatctatgtagcTAGTTTACTAGTTGTGTGGGTAGCTACAGTATaggtagctagcaagctagctaacgTAACACTGTAGATATAGCTAAGCTAGGTTGCTAGCTATGttggtaggtaggtagctagaaaaattgaataaaaaaaagtgataatctaaagaatatattaaaaaaaagagctatagATCTATTCAATAGCCTAATTTTATCATAGTAGTACAGTAAACAGTAGTCTATTTGTATAGATatacgagctagctagctagcttgacaGATAGGCTACTGTATATCGTTACCTAGCTAATCCCAACCCCAAAATGAGTAGAACGTTTTTCAATTTAGAGACAAATAAATATTCAAGTAAATTACAAGTAACTAATAAATGTAATTGTATGTAATGTATTTGGTGACATCCCGCCATTGCGAAACAGGTTGGGCCTCATATGCGCTCACCACGGTGTTTCCTTCTTTGGCCGCCAGTTTGAAAGGCGTGAGGCCTCGGGAGTTGGGCACCATATCAAGCGGCACCGGCTGGTCCAGCTCTGCATCGCGGGCCATTATTAGGTCAATAGCTTGGCATGCAGTCGTCTTGTTGGGCTGCAGGACTAAAATGTGAAGCACCGTGTTACCTTTGAAGGGAAGAAGACACAATTAAGACTGTGAGTAAGTGACAAGTAAGGCTGTGATTTCTTTTCACGGCATCACACAAACCACGATAGTCTTGGACCCTGGTGCTGGCCCCCGCGTTGATGATCATGGAGATGATGTCCTCATTGCCGGCACATGCGGCAAAAGAAAGAATGTGTTCCCCTGAGGACATTAGGACAAGAGTTTTCTGTTTACAAACTGCACACTAACATCTTTACATTGTAGCAAACTGCCATGAGGAATGTACATACTTTTGTGATATACTGTACTTGCGCATCTTTACATCATCCTCCATTTTGAATGATGTTGTTTGTGAAGTTATTACCAATCGTTCAATGAATACGTCCACAGTGTGTACAAAGTTTCTCACCATAGTATAAAAGTCCTCCAATCCTCTTTCGGAAGTAGAGGCCAGTGACTCTGGGCGTGGCCGCGTCCGCCCCGCGACTGACCAGGTGATGGACCAGGTAGAAGTTTTGATTGACGACAGCAATGTGGAGAGGAGTGACACCTTGGAAGAGGTCGGAGGTCATGGGCTCGTTGATGAGCTCGGGGGCGCCGTCAATCAGGGCCACCGCCGCGTCCAGGTTGTCGTCCATGGCGGCCACGTGGAGCGCCGTCTCGCCCAGAGCGCCTGAAGCACGACGAGGCACGTTTGTATTGGTCGACGGGTGGACAGAGAGACAGGTGTACAGAGAGACAGGTGTACCTCTCTCAAAGATGTCGGTGGTGGAACAGCCGAGCAGCTTCTTGATGCAGCCGGCGCTGTTCTTCTTCGCCGCGTAGAAGAGAGGAATGTCAGTGATGCTGGAAGATAACGTTTTTCACATTGCACATAAGCATCTGATgaaattatgttttttaaaaaggactCAAAATAATAAACACCCAACCATACCTCATTTTCTACACTGATCATTCGTTACTGTACTCAGTGGCGTTGTTTAATTACTTACTtggttatattttttaaataataataa
Coding sequences:
- the LOC144022203 gene encoding early activation antigen CD69; this translates as MEMQDVAAKKKQCEKEKAAKEPMLEVKGQGNPYTLAGGPSSAEEAEPDDYTGLKKPSEDIYSNISEPAKQPVKEGQSARRPYRVACLILTVLCFVLLLVIVVLLVKMKAGSPACPVNPVSSVPSACNVEQCRPFTPQQRNQCYCCHQCPPGWVRLDQSCFFLSTFTLSWDESQKNCSVGGGFLAVVNSQRVQTFLTLNGNRMKYWIGLRSSGAKWTWVDNTTLQQSYWGARQTSGDCGILSSNDHAENNWMKSPCSSYTYYICQVRL
- the trpv6 gene encoding transient receptor potential cation channel subfamily V member 6 isoform X2, whose amino-acid sequence is MSPALARSAPSELNHWWGQLKFRLQNKKGWNEMLDETFLMHTKCITDIPLFYAAKKNSAGCIKKLLGCSTTDIFERGALGETALHVAAMDDNLDAAVALIDGAPELINEPMTSDLFQGVTPLHIAVVNQNFYLVHHLVSRGADAATPRVTGLYFRKRIGGLLYYGEHILSFAACAGNEDIISMIINAGASTRVQDYRGNTVLHILVLQPNKTTACQAIDLIMARDAELDQPVPLDMVPNSRGLTPFKLAAKEGNTVAFQHLVNKRRLVQWSLGPLTSHLYDLSEIDSWADSVSVLELIVGSPQKEARRILEVTPVRQLVSLKWNLYGKHYFRLLMIFYLLYIGMFTLCCTYRPLKDVPENYTSSDLDKTIRVQKTLHESYVTYADNLRLVGEIISVLGALVILLLEIPDILRVGAKRYFGQTALGGPFHVILVSYACLVMLLCVLRACGVQGEAEVMAVCLVLGWSNVMFFARGFEMLGPYVIMIQKIIFGDLTKFMWLSFIVLLGFSASLWMVYMTQDPESIPAYRSFPITLFSQFELSVGLIDLPVDHSFTTPPIVHVLHCAFSVVSYILLLNLLIAMMSDTHWRVAQERDELWRTQVVATTLMLERRLPRCLWPRLGVCGLSYGLTERWYLRVEDRNDPLMQKMRRYIKVLAREDEKEEKEGSEKVDLNLKVRPRNRRSMTGWQLIRQSALGTQVEMEEPEDDEQDIQFV
- the trpv6 gene encoding transient receptor potential cation channel subfamily V member 6 isoform X3, yielding MERDAGRDLSDAHQVKNSAGCIKKLLGCSTTDIFERGALGETALHVAAMDDNLDAAVALIDGAPELINEPMTSDLFQGVTPLHIAVVNQNFYLVHHLVSRGADAATPRVTGLYFRKRIGGLLYYGEHILSFAACAGNEDIISMIINAGASTRVQDYRGNTVLHILVLQPNKTTACQAIDLIMARDAELDQPVPLDMVPNSRGLTPFKLAAKEGNTVAFQHLVNKRRLVQWSLGPLTSHLYDLSEIDSWADSVSVLELIVGSPQKEARRILEVTPVRQLVSLKWNLYGKHYFRLLMIFYLLYIGMFTLCCTYRPLKDVPENYTSSDLDKTIRVQKTLHESYVTYADNLRLVGEIISVLGALVILLLEIPDILRVGAKRYFGQTALGGPFHVILVSYACLVMLLCVLRACGVQGEAEVMAVCLVLGWSNVMFFARGFEMLGPYVIMIQKIIFGDLTKFMWLSFIVLLGFSASLWMVYMTQDPESIPAYRSFPITLFSQFELSVGLIDLPVDHSFTTPPIVHVLHCAFSVVSYILLLNLLIAMMSDTHWRVAQERDELWRTQVRVDELDSSIKCFGGSCVVMVTAVQVVATTLMLERRLPRCLWPRLGVCGLSYGLTERWYLRVEDRNDPLMQKMRRYIKVLAREDEKEEKEGSEKVDLNLKVRPRNRRSMTGWQLIRQSALGTQVEMEEPEDDEQDIQFV
- the trpv6 gene encoding transient receptor potential cation channel subfamily V member 6 isoform X1, producing the protein MSPALARSAPSELNHWWGQLKFRLQNKKGWNEMLDETFLMHTKCITDIPLFYAAKKNSAGCIKKLLGCSTTDIFERGALGETALHVAAMDDNLDAAVALIDGAPELINEPMTSDLFQGVTPLHIAVVNQNFYLVHHLVSRGADAATPRVTGLYFRKRIGGLLYYGEHILSFAACAGNEDIISMIINAGASTRVQDYRGNTVLHILVLQPNKTTACQAIDLIMARDAELDQPVPLDMVPNSRGLTPFKLAAKEGNTVAFQHLVNKRRLVQWSLGPLTSHLYDLSEIDSWADSVSVLELIVGSPQKEARRILEVTPVRQLVSLKWNLYGKHYFRLLMIFYLLYIGMFTLCCTYRPLKDVPENYTSSDLDKTIRVQKTLHESYVTYADNLRLVGEIISVLGALVILLLEIPDILRVGAKRYFGQTALGGPFHVILVSYACLVMLLCVLRACGVQGEAEVMAVCLVLGWSNVMFFARGFEMLGPYVIMIQKIIFGDLTKFMWLSFIVLLGFSASLWMVYMTQDPESIPAYRSFPITLFSQFELSVGLIDLPVDHSFTTPPIVHVLHCAFSVVSYILLLNLLIAMMSDTHWRVAQERDELWRTQVRVDELDSSIKCFGGSCVVMVTAVQVVATTLMLERRLPRCLWPRLGVCGLSYGLTERWYLRVEDRNDPLMQKMRRYIKVLAREDEKEEKEGSEKVDLNLKVRPRNRRSMTGWQLIRQSALGTQVEMEEPEDDEQDIQFV